From Oreochromis niloticus isolate F11D_XX linkage group LG14, O_niloticus_UMD_NMBU, whole genome shotgun sequence, one genomic window encodes:
- the rhoub gene encoding ras homolog family member Ub: protein MDYGRTMAPPVPPHKPKPTRPGQAQERLLKCVLLGDGAVGKTSLVVSYTTNGYPTKYVPTAFDDFSAVVQVDGSPVRLQLCDTAGQDEFDKLRHFCYSRTDALLLCFSVVSPASFQNVWEKWVPEIRRRCPLTPIILVGTQCDLREDVKVLIELARRRERPVPEEDARALAEKIGSVTYVECSALTQKNLKEVFDVAISVGLRQSDRRARRERKVRSTADKMKMLSKSWWKKYVCVQ, encoded by the exons ATGGATTACGGTAGGACCATGGCCCCTCCAGTGCCTCCTCATAAACCCAAACCTACCCGGCCAGGACAGGCGCAGGAGCGGCTGCTGAAGTGCGTCCTGCTGGGCGATGGAGCGGTGGGAAAAACCAGTCTGGTGGTCAGCTACACCACGAATGGATACCCGACGAAATACGTCCCTACTGCATTTGATGACTTCTCGG CTGTGGTTCAGGTGGATGGAAGCCCAGTCAGACTACAGTTGTGTGACACTGCGGGACAG GACGAGTTCGACAAACTCCGCCACTTCTGCTACAGTCGGACAGATGCCTTGTTGCTCTGCTTCAGCGTGGTCAGCCCCGCCTCCTTTCAAAACGTCTGGGAGAAGTGGGTCCCCGAAATCCGCCGCCGCTGCCCCCTGACGCCCATCATCCTCGTAGGGACGCAGTGCGACCTGCGGGAGGACGTCAAAGTGCTGATCGAGTTGGCAAGAAGGAGGGAGAGGCCGGTGCCGGAGGAAGATGCCAGAGCGCTGGCGGAAAAAATCGGGTCTGTGACGTACGTTGAGTGCTCAGCACTGACACAAAAGAATCTGAAGGAGGTGTTTGATGTGGCCATCTCTGTGGGACTGCGACAGTCTGATAGGAGAGCGCGGCGGGAGAGGAAGGTCCGCAGCACAGCCGATAAGATGAAGATGCTCTCCAAGTCCTGGTGGAAGAAATATGTGTGCGTCCAGTAG
- the rtn2a gene encoding reticulon-2a isoform X2 → MASKVMDLIYWKDTERSGMVLTGLVVGLLSLFQLSIITVVSTVSLAIMCFTISVRIYYQLLYILSWGDGEHPFKSYLDLDISFSGEQADLYMQKLIVMTLSAVDTLKRLFFVGNLFESLKFLFLMYLVTYLGDLCNGLTLLIISVIAVFSLPLFYRRRQEQVDGVIAKIQAHIYNVKDILQRLVQGGGPPPDPTPGGAKPKTQ, encoded by the exons ATGGCCAGTAAAG TGATGGACTTGATCTACTGGAAGGACACGGAGCGGAGTGGCATGGTGCTCACAGGGTTAGTGGTGGGATTGCTGTCCCTGTTCCAGCTCAGCATCATCACTGTGGTCTCCACAGTCTCCCTGGCTATCATGTGCTTCACCATCTCAGTACGGATCTACTACCAACTCCTCTACATCCTCAGCTGGGGTGATGGAGAGCATCCGTTCAA GTCTTATTTGGACTTGGACATCAGCTTCAGTGGAGAGCAGGCTGACCTCTATATGCAGAAACTCATTGTGATGACTCTGTCAGCTGTTGACACTCTGAAGAGACTCTTTTTTGTTGGCAACCTTTTTGAATCCCTCAAG TTCCTGTTTCTGATGTACCTTGTGACATACCTGGGAGACCTGTGCAATGGCCTTACTTTGCTCATCATCA GTGTGATCGCTGTCTTTTCTCTGCCCCTTTTTTATAGACGACGTCAG GAGCAGGTTGATGGCGTTATTGCAAAAATCCAGGCCCACATTTACAACGTCAAGGACAT TCTTCAAAGACTTGTCCAGGGTGGTGGCCCTCCTCCTGATCCAACTCCTGGTGGTGCCAAACCCAAAACCCAGTAA
- the rtn2a gene encoding reticulon-2a isoform X1: protein MGQVLGFSHCQEYGSVASTPDSTPPCTDGGNEESEMYELQTAREWSDDDDGGDGDPDDDDEGLASSPSIWGTPRQNSFEQTFSYIAIAEAEAVGTSRLLRDRRRAGSRGSRTPLSRTDTLETLLDSPDVDWDPQPFLSREEEEETSESRDHERVETRTESAGERREREQQRQTETITIQPSPQNLDPEPQGSDEGVQREESVNESVENSPSILPSLQQSPSQILQTAAAEPVSPVARETISVKLLTSVRPGDPASSSPPAIGLNTQEQLVRDHWFSALNLTEDWTACTHIAVMDLIYWKDTERSGMVLTGLVVGLLSLFQLSIITVVSTVSLAIMCFTISVRIYYQLLYILSWGDGEHPFKSYLDLDISFSGEQADLYMQKLIVMTLSAVDTLKRLFFVGNLFESLKFLFLMYLVTYLGDLCNGLTLLIISVIAVFSLPLFYRRRQEQVDGVIAKIQAHIYNVKDILQRLVQGGGPPPDPTPGGAKPKTQ, encoded by the exons ATGGGCCAGGTTTTAGGATTCTCCCACTGCC AGGAATATGGCTCCGTGGCATCCACTCCAGACTCAACTCCTCCCTGCACTGATG GTGGAAATGAGGAGTCAGAGATGTATGAGCTGCAAACGGCCAGGGAGTGGTCCGACGATGATGACGGGGGAGATGGAgatccagatgatgatgatgagggaCTGGCTTCATCCCCGTCCATTTGGGGCACACCGCGTCAGAACTCCTTCGAGCAGACTTTCTCCTACATCGCTATTGCCGAGGCTGAAGCAGTGGGCACCTCTAGACTCCTCCGCGATCGACGCAGGGCTGGTTCTCGAGGAAGTCGCACTCCTCTGAGCCGCACGGACACCCTGGAAACACTGTTGGACTCCCCTGATGTAGACTGGGATCCTCAACCATTCCTCAgtagagaggaagaagaggaaacgTCAGAAAGCAGAGACCATGAGAGAGTTGAGACGAGGACAGAAAGTGCTGGAGAAAGAAGGGAAAGGGAGCAACAAAGACAAACTGAAACTATTACAATTCAGCCCTCTCCCCAAAACCTGGACCCAGAACCTCAAGGGAGCGATGAAGGAGTTCAAAGAGAGGAGAGTGTTAACGAGAGTGTGGAGAATTCCCCTTCCATCCTGCCATCCCTGCAGCAGAGCCCCTCACAGATACTTCAGA cagcagcagctgagcCAGTATCTCCCGTTGCCAGGGAAACCATTTCAGTCAAGCTTCTCACATCTGTGCGACCGGGAGACCCAGCGTCATCTTCGCCGCCTGCCATTGGCCTAAACACTCAGGAACAACTGGTCAGAGATCACTGGTTTTCAGCACTTAACCTAACAGAGGACTGgacagcatgcacacacatagcaG TGATGGACTTGATCTACTGGAAGGACACGGAGCGGAGTGGCATGGTGCTCACAGGGTTAGTGGTGGGATTGCTGTCCCTGTTCCAGCTCAGCATCATCACTGTGGTCTCCACAGTCTCCCTGGCTATCATGTGCTTCACCATCTCAGTACGGATCTACTACCAACTCCTCTACATCCTCAGCTGGGGTGATGGAGAGCATCCGTTCAA GTCTTATTTGGACTTGGACATCAGCTTCAGTGGAGAGCAGGCTGACCTCTATATGCAGAAACTCATTGTGATGACTCTGTCAGCTGTTGACACTCTGAAGAGACTCTTTTTTGTTGGCAACCTTTTTGAATCCCTCAAG TTCCTGTTTCTGATGTACCTTGTGACATACCTGGGAGACCTGTGCAATGGCCTTACTTTGCTCATCATCA GTGTGATCGCTGTCTTTTCTCTGCCCCTTTTTTATAGACGACGTCAG GAGCAGGTTGATGGCGTTATTGCAAAAATCCAGGCCCACATTTACAACGTCAAGGACAT TCTTCAAAGACTTGTCCAGGGTGGTGGCCCTCCTCCTGATCCAACTCCTGGTGGTGCCAAACCCAAAACCCAGTAA
- the rtn2a gene encoding reticulon-2a isoform X3: protein MDLIYWKDTERSGMVLTGLVVGLLSLFQLSIITVVSTVSLAIMCFTISVRIYYQLLYILSWGDGEHPFKSYLDLDISFSGEQADLYMQKLIVMTLSAVDTLKRLFFVGNLFESLKFLFLMYLVTYLGDLCNGLTLLIISVIAVFSLPLFYRRRQEQVDGVIAKIQAHIYNVKDILQRLVQGGGPPPDPTPGGAKPKTQ, encoded by the exons ATGGACTTGATCTACTGGAAGGACACGGAGCGGAGTGGCATGGTGCTCACAGGGTTAGTGGTGGGATTGCTGTCCCTGTTCCAGCTCAGCATCATCACTGTGGTCTCCACAGTCTCCCTGGCTATCATGTGCTTCACCATCTCAGTACGGATCTACTACCAACTCCTCTACATCCTCAGCTGGGGTGATGGAGAGCATCCGTTCAA GTCTTATTTGGACTTGGACATCAGCTTCAGTGGAGAGCAGGCTGACCTCTATATGCAGAAACTCATTGTGATGACTCTGTCAGCTGTTGACACTCTGAAGAGACTCTTTTTTGTTGGCAACCTTTTTGAATCCCTCAAG TTCCTGTTTCTGATGTACCTTGTGACATACCTGGGAGACCTGTGCAATGGCCTTACTTTGCTCATCATCA GTGTGATCGCTGTCTTTTCTCTGCCCCTTTTTTATAGACGACGTCAG GAGCAGGTTGATGGCGTTATTGCAAAAATCCAGGCCCACATTTACAACGTCAAGGACAT TCTTCAAAGACTTGTCCAGGGTGGTGGCCCTCCTCCTGATCCAACTCCTGGTGGTGCCAAACCCAAAACCCAGTAA
- the ppm1na gene encoding protein phosphatase, Mg2+/Mn2+ dependent, 1Na (putative) has translation MRTARRASNVEVPSFLRQLVKETEKMVTFFFKGGSRETGPGEEDNLDEDDALPSPYLEHPILEKYVSEGGSHVGLNYAVASMQGWRAQMEDAHACMPQLRAELREWGYFAVFDGHAGTTVAQYCARHLLDHILAAGGIKTNEDPEQVKEGIREGFLDIDRHMHKLARQDNWDRSGSTAASVLISPRHIYFINCGDSRTLLCHDGQVVFYTEDHKPFNPREKERIQNAGGSVTLQRINGSLAVSRALGDFDFKEVDWRSQTEQLVSPEPEVYELERTPEDEFLILACDGVWDAIGNEELCAFVRNRLQVCDDLREICTQVIDLCLYKGSLDNISIIIVCFPGAPQVSQEALQQEAELEQQIDMKVEEIIQVMRSRDEDPDLLYVIKFLAAEEMPGLPPGGGITSKRDCIISAYQKHIMALRTQEPMDIEGSEEDSN, from the exons ATGAGGACGGCCCGGCGGGCGAGCAACGTGGAGGTTCCCTCCTTCCTCCGACAGCtggtgaaagagacagagaagaTGGTCACCTTCTTCTTCAAAGGAGGATCCCGGGAGACAGGGCCTGGGGAGGAGGACAACTTGGATGAAGATGATGCACTACCCAGCCCGTACCTGGAGCATCCCATTTTGGAAAAGTATGTGTCTGAGGGGGGATCTCATGTGGGGTTGAACTATGCTGTGGCAAGCATGCAGGGGTGGAGGGCTCAGATGGAGGATGCCCACGCCTGTATGCCCCAGCTGAGAGCAGAGTTGCGAGAGTGGGGttactttgctgtttttgatggaCACGCAGGCACCACAGTGGCGCAGTATTGTGCCAGACACCTGCTGGATCACATCCTGGCTGCAG GTGGGATTAAAACAAACGAGGATCCTGAGCAAGTAAAGGAAGGGATACGCGAAGGCTTCCTAGACATTGATCGTCATATGCACAAACTGGCTCGTCAGGACAACTGGGACAGAAGTGGCTCCACTGCAGCAAGTGTGCTGATTTCTCCGCGCCACATTTACTTTATCAACTGCGGAGACTCCCGCACTCTGCTCTGCCATGACGGCCAGGTGGTCTTCTACACCGAAGATCACAAGCCGTTCAACCCCAGAGAAAAGGAGCGGATCCAGAACGCCGGAGGCTCGGTGACCCTGCAGAGAATCAACGGCTCGCTGGCTGTTTCCAGGGCACTGGGAGACTTTGACTTCAAGGAGGTGGACTGGAGGTCGCAGACGGAGCAACTCGTGTCTCCGGAGCCAGAGGTCTACGAGCTGGAGAGGACGCCTGAAGACGAGTTCTTAATTCTAGCTTGCGACGGTGTGTGGGATGCCATTGGAAATGAAGAACTGTGTGCTTTTGTACGCAACCGTCTGCAGGTGTGCGATGACCTGAGAGAGATTTGTACCCAAGTCATTGACCTCTGCCTCTATAAG GGCAGCTTGGATAACATCAGCATCATCATTGTCTGCTTCCCCGGCGCCCCCCAGGTGTCACAGGAGGCACTGCAACAAGAGGCAGAGCTTGAGCAACAAATTGATATGAAAGTGGAAG AAATTATCCAGGTGATGAGGTCCAGAGATGAGGACCCTGACCTTCTATATGTGATCAAATTCCTAGCAGCAGAAGAGATGCCGGGACTGCCCCCAGGAGGAGGAATCACCAGCAA GCGAGACTGTATCATCTCAGCGTACCAGAAACACATCATGGCTCTAAGGACTCAGGAGCCTATG GACATTGAAGGATCAGAGGAAGACTCAAACTAA